One genomic region from Spirulina subsalsa PCC 9445 encodes:
- the cas2 gene encoding CRISPR-associated endonuclease Cas2: protein MMLYVIAYDIPVDKRRKKVADLLEGYGQRVQYSVFECVLDSRRYEELRNRLRRHYCEGEDSIRFYPLSQHTLGQVEVWGEPPVTGLPSSVIV, encoded by the coding sequence CTGATGTTGTATGTCATCGCCTATGATATCCCGGTGGATAAACGCCGTAAGAAGGTGGCGGACTTGTTGGAGGGTTACGGCCAGCGTGTTCAGTATTCTGTGTTTGAGTGTGTGTTAGATAGTCGTCGTTATGAGGAGTTACGGAATCGGTTACGTCGTCACTACTGTGAGGGAGAGGATAGCATCCGTTTTTATCCGCTCTCGCAGCACACTTTGGGACAGGTGGAGGTGTGGGGGGAACCGCCTGTTACAGGTTTGCCGAGTTCGGTCATTGTTTGA
- the queD gene encoding 6-carboxytetrahydropterin synthase QueD: MSNGQQWIIYKEFRFEAAHRLPYHDGKCRRLHGHSWVGRVYVKGDRLIREGAKQGMIQDFGDLKAYLKPLLEEFLDHHYLNETTGLESPTSEAIAQWVYERLEAAGLQGLHAVEIHETCTSAARFSKA, encoded by the coding sequence ATGTCCAACGGTCAGCAGTGGATTATTTATAAAGAATTTCGCTTTGAAGCCGCCCATCGTTTGCCCTACCATGACGGGAAGTGTCGCCGTCTCCATGGTCATAGTTGGGTGGGACGAGTGTATGTAAAAGGCGATCGCCTGATTCGAGAGGGGGCAAAACAAGGCATGATTCAGGATTTTGGGGATCTCAAGGCCTATCTCAAGCCCCTCCTTGAGGAATTTTTAGATCATCACTACCTCAACGAGACAACGGGATTAGAGAGTCCCACCAGTGAGGCGATCGCACAATGGGTTTATGAACGGCTCGAAGCCGCAGGTTTACAAGGTTTACACGCCGTAGAAATTCACGAAACCTGTACCTCAGCAGCCCGCTTCAGTAAAGCGTAA
- the csx18 gene encoding CRISPR-associated protein Csx18, producing the protein MYISTRAALVRSTVAAAANGAITLALLLIAPLGLAAVITNTVLITLSTLLVCMGGDLVVAWLSGTVPPSPLPRGSSAPLNPHHREDVHDIRRY; encoded by the coding sequence ATGTACATCTCCACCAGAGCCGCCCTTGTCCGGAGTACCGTCGCCGCCGCCGCCAACGGAGCCATCACCCTCGCCCTCCTGCTCATTGCCCCCCTCGGATTAGCCGCCGTCATCACCAACACCGTCCTCATCACCCTCTCCACCCTTCTGGTTTGTATGGGCGGAGATTTGGTCGTCGCTTGGTTAAGCGGTACCGTTCCCCCCTCCCCCTTACCCCGAGGTTCCAGCGCCCCCCTCAACCCCCACCACCGGGAGGATGTTCACGACATCCGGCGTTATTAG
- a CDS encoding GNAT family N-acetyltransferase, producing the protein MEIKPISTEAELEQFIQLPRHIYKNDPNWVQPLQSSVKKSLSPDNPFCKYGKFQGFLAWQNEQVVGRIVAAVNQSLIEREGQSVGLFGFFEVIEDLAVAEALLEAACQWLKEQGMTVARGPIDLSTHNNCLMLTEGFDSPPMVMMPYNPPYYPQFMDQLGWQKAKDAYAYNFTREMALDPKFEKGYRIACQSGITFRPMRTKGEGFEEDCRNLYQLFTTAFERNWSSSARSEEEFLAEAQDLKEVVDPDIFPIAEDNGKMIGFLMALPDLNIAFKRVNGKLNICGILKFLWYRRQINQVRILVICSLPEYRRKMVSLGLIHWVIQKGKGSRKGYQRAELSYVWEDNFPSRRLIEAAGAKICKRYRIYEKKLEQVGGNS; encoded by the coding sequence ATGGAGATTAAACCAATCTCAACGGAAGCAGAACTTGAACAGTTTATTCAACTCCCAAGACATATTTATAAAAACGATCCGAACTGGGTACAACCGTTACAAAGTAGTGTAAAAAAATCTCTAAGTCCTGACAATCCTTTTTGTAAATATGGCAAATTTCAAGGCTTTTTAGCTTGGCAAAATGAACAGGTTGTAGGGCGTATTGTAGCCGCCGTGAATCAGAGTTTAATTGAGCGAGAAGGTCAGTCTGTAGGGTTGTTTGGCTTTTTTGAGGTCATCGAGGATTTAGCCGTAGCAGAGGCTTTATTAGAAGCGGCTTGTCAGTGGTTAAAAGAACAGGGGATGACGGTAGCGCGAGGGCCGATTGATTTATCAACCCATAATAATTGTTTGATGTTAACGGAAGGGTTTGATAGTCCTCCTATGGTGATGATGCCTTATAATCCGCCCTATTATCCCCAGTTTATGGATCAGCTGGGATGGCAGAAGGCGAAGGATGCCTATGCTTATAATTTCACCCGAGAGATGGCACTAGATCCTAAGTTTGAAAAAGGCTATCGGATTGCTTGTCAATCGGGGATTACGTTTCGCCCGATGCGGACAAAAGGGGAGGGGTTTGAGGAGGATTGTCGCAATTTATATCAACTTTTTACAACAGCTTTTGAGCGGAATTGGAGTTCTAGCGCCAGAAGTGAGGAGGAGTTTTTAGCGGAGGCACAGGATTTAAAAGAAGTGGTCGATCCGGATATTTTTCCGATTGCGGAGGATAATGGAAAAATGATCGGGTTTTTGATGGCATTACCGGATTTAAATATTGCCTTTAAACGGGTCAATGGCAAGTTAAATATTTGCGGGATTCTTAAGTTTTTATGGTATCGTCGGCAAATTAATCAGGTGCGTATTTTGGTGATTTGTTCTTTGCCGGAATATCGTCGGAAGATGGTGTCGTTGGGGTTAATTCATTGGGTTATACAAAAGGGAAAAGGGAGTCGAAAAGGCTATCAACGGGCTGAGTTGTCTTATGTTTGGGAGGATAATTTTCCCTCTCGCCGTTTAATTGAGGCGGCTGGGGCTAAGATTTGTAAGCGCTATCGAATTTATGAGAAGAAGTTAGAGCAAGTGGGGGGTAATTCATAA
- the cas1 gene encoding CRISPR-associated endonuclease Cas1, translated as MSSLYVSQQGCYIALQQEQLLVKRHNEILTQVQLPHLEQVLIFGKSQVTTQAIRACLWRNIPIVYLSRMGYCYGRIIAIERGYRALTRYQQELSLGERLGVAQNIVLAKLNNSRTLLMRQKRRHPSPCLTLAIESLDYLQQQVKQADSQDRLLGFEGAGAASYFAALGDCLRNPDFVFTARSRRPPGNPVNALLSFGYQVLWNHLLALIEVQGLDPYQACLHSSSERHAALASDLIEEFRAPLVDSLVLELVNGRVLKLEHFDYRNGGCFLNELGRKKYLQGFVQRMEEQVQIGAESKLRWETLMEQVKGFKAFVYNPSGGYSPYLIR; from the coding sequence ATGTCCTCCCTCTACGTCTCCCAACAAGGTTGTTATATCGCCCTCCAGCAAGAACAATTGCTGGTGAAACGCCATAACGAAATCCTCACACAGGTTCAACTCCCCCACCTAGAGCAAGTCCTCATTTTCGGCAAATCCCAAGTCACCACCCAAGCCATCCGCGCTTGTTTATGGCGCAATATCCCCATTGTCTACCTCTCCCGCATGGGTTACTGTTACGGCCGCATTATCGCCATTGAGCGGGGATATCGCGCCCTCACTCGCTATCAACAAGAACTAAGCCTTGGGGAGCGTCTCGGTGTTGCCCAAAATATTGTCCTAGCCAAGTTAAACAACAGTCGCACCCTGTTAATGCGGCAAAAACGCCGTCATCCTTCCCCCTGCCTGACTTTAGCCATTGAAAGTCTCGATTATTTGCAACAACAAGTAAAACAGGCTGACTCCCAAGACCGATTATTAGGCTTTGAAGGAGCGGGGGCGGCGAGTTATTTTGCCGCCTTGGGGGACTGTCTCCGCAATCCGGATTTTGTCTTTACCGCTCGTTCCCGTCGGCCTCCGGGTAATCCGGTGAATGCCTTGCTCAGTTTTGGTTATCAGGTCTTGTGGAATCATCTTTTAGCCCTGATTGAGGTACAGGGCCTTGACCCCTATCAGGCCTGTTTACACAGCAGCAGTGAACGTCATGCTGCCCTTGCCAGTGATTTAATTGAGGAGTTTCGCGCCCCTTTGGTGGATTCGTTGGTGTTGGAGTTGGTGAATGGTCGAGTGTTGAAGTTAGAACATTTTGACTATCGCAATGGGGGGTGTTTTTTAAATGAGCTAGGCCGGAAGAAGTATTTACAGGGGTTTGTCCAACGAATGGAGGAACAAGTTCAGATTGGAGCCGAGTCTAAGCTGCGCTGGGAGACTCTAATGGAGCAGGTCAAGGGGTTTAAAGCTTTTGTGTATAACCCCAGTGGGGGATATTCCCCTTATCTGATTCGCTGA
- a CDS encoding helix-turn-helix transcriptional regulator, whose product MPRPSQSHPYSDRKSFERLMVLIVTLIRVPGVGCPQPLATRTGAQGQHNALAELQTQMQRVAREHGYDWSERYPALGTLRKDLERLRDYGILEPRMYRWGYYLGTGVMTVRELQAALNSLESQGKYQGDPQIRRMYEQILQRLRGFPFPAQGSKNQPYPVRQNINRAINYTDPDEMYKKQQYRDTLFHCVPLLEEVILEGLPVEISRSVDWYGEKALGTDLVWPLQLMYRDTAWYLLYERCANNQLVVGRMNRYGDYCRVLIPKGRGIDAQWLSLEQAYCLLERGWGLKLGSLEEQQAELQGKGEEVEVAVRFFPPISEFIQEGELRHPRQTLQRGRGKGQDYLDYGVVLPRRSLDEFSIWVQRYADKVQVLTPPELVEKHRQMALRLLEHYPLAQRVSNSP is encoded by the coding sequence ATGCCCCGCCCTTCTCAATCTCATCCTTATAGCGATCGCAAATCCTTTGAGCGCCTTATGGTGTTAATTGTCACCTTAATCCGTGTTCCGGGGGTGGGTTGCCCCCAGCCCCTCGCGACTCGCACCGGAGCCCAAGGACAACACAATGCGCTGGCTGAGTTACAAACCCAAATGCAACGGGTGGCACGGGAACATGGCTATGATTGGTCCGAGCGCTACCCGGCCTTGGGAACCTTGCGGAAGGATTTGGAACGCTTGCGAGACTACGGCATTTTAGAGCCGCGAATGTATCGCTGGGGCTACTATTTGGGAACTGGGGTGATGACGGTGCGGGAACTGCAAGCGGCGCTCAATAGTTTGGAGTCCCAAGGTAAGTATCAGGGAGATCCGCAAATTCGCCGGATGTATGAACAGATTTTACAACGACTGCGGGGGTTTCCTTTTCCCGCTCAAGGGAGCAAAAATCAACCCTATCCCGTGCGGCAAAATATCAACCGGGCGATTAATTACACGGACCCCGATGAAATGTACAAAAAACAACAGTATCGGGACACCCTCTTTCATTGTGTGCCGTTGTTGGAGGAGGTGATTCTGGAAGGGCTCCCGGTGGAAATTTCTCGCTCGGTGGATTGGTATGGGGAGAAGGCGTTAGGGACGGATTTGGTCTGGCCCCTTCAGTTAATGTATCGGGATACGGCCTGGTATTTGCTCTATGAACGCTGTGCCAATAATCAGTTAGTGGTGGGGCGGATGAATCGCTATGGGGATTATTGCCGGGTGTTGATTCCCAAAGGCCGGGGGATTGATGCCCAGTGGTTGAGTTTAGAACAGGCTTATTGTTTGTTGGAGCGGGGTTGGGGGTTGAAGTTGGGGAGTCTGGAGGAACAACAGGCGGAGTTACAGGGGAAGGGGGAGGAGGTGGAGGTGGCTGTGCGCTTTTTTCCCCCCATTAGTGAGTTTATACAGGAGGGGGAATTACGCCACCCCCGCCAGACGCTGCAACGGGGGCGAGGGAAGGGACAGGACTATTTAGATTATGGGGTGGTGTTACCAAGGCGATCGCTCGATGAGTTTAGTATTTGGGTTCAACGCTACGCTGATAAGGTTCAGGTGCTGACACCACCGGAGTTAGTGGAGAAACATCGACAGATGGCTTTACGGTTGTTGGAGCATTATCCTTTAGCCCAGAGGGTTTCTAATAGCCCATAA
- a CDS encoding protein adenylyltransferase SelO, giving the protein MSNAFLSLNYEPALEQLGEDYYDVVTAADFPEHRLRFRNDQLLPILGLSPQGVGDDDFIEAFGLFMGARPFLALRYHGYQFGEYNPYLGDGRGFLYGQVRGVDGELYDFGTKGSGRTPYSRNADGRLTLKGGVREVLAAEALHQLGVKTSRCLSLIETGEALWRGDEPSPTRSSVMVRFSRSHLRFGTFERLHFLQRPDLMGRLLDHLIAVYYPEIPGDKSPQDRYALCYGALVRRTAELVAQWMAAGFCHGVLNTDNMSMTGESFDYGPYGFIPSYDPYFTAAYFDYGRRYCYGNQPGICHLNLEKLQVPLKLVVSREELEAALGEFDGVYFAAYRRLMLGKLGFEEGMLPEEMGRELVSLTLQRLGETEIGYHGFFAELAQQFGLRWREDWLKVFGRSSFPVEGWDGWRKLYYQALNELPEGEMMGVKGRLGDRNPKTALLRPVIEEVWEAIAQDDNWEPFYGLLETLWAKG; this is encoded by the coding sequence ATGTCTAACGCTTTTCTCTCTCTCAACTATGAACCCGCTTTAGAACAACTGGGTGAGGATTATTATGATGTGGTGACGGCGGCGGATTTTCCTGAACACCGTCTGCGCTTCCGCAATGACCAACTTTTACCGATTTTGGGCTTAAGTCCCCAAGGGGTGGGGGATGATGATTTTATTGAGGCCTTTGGGCTGTTTATGGGGGCGCGTCCTTTTTTGGCCTTGCGCTATCACGGATATCAGTTTGGGGAGTATAACCCCTATTTGGGCGATGGTCGGGGTTTTCTCTATGGACAGGTGCGAGGGGTGGATGGGGAGTTATATGATTTCGGAACGAAGGGCTCCGGGAGAACGCCCTATTCTCGCAATGCGGACGGACGGTTAACCTTAAAGGGCGGGGTGCGGGAGGTGTTGGCGGCGGAAGCGCTGCATCAGTTGGGGGTGAAAACGTCGCGCTGTTTGAGCTTGATTGAGACGGGGGAGGCGCTCTGGCGAGGGGATGAACCTTCTCCTACTCGGTCTTCGGTGATGGTGCGTTTTAGCCGCTCTCATTTGCGCTTTGGCACCTTTGAACGGCTGCATTTTTTACAACGACCGGATTTAATGGGGCGGCTGTTGGATCATTTAATCGCGGTCTATTATCCCGAGATTCCGGGGGATAAATCCCCTCAAGATCGTTACGCGCTCTGTTATGGGGCTTTGGTGCGACGGACGGCGGAGTTGGTGGCGCAGTGGATGGCGGCGGGGTTCTGTCATGGGGTGTTGAATACGGATAATATGTCCATGACGGGGGAAAGTTTTGATTATGGCCCCTATGGGTTTATTCCTAGTTATGACCCCTATTTTACGGCGGCCTATTTTGACTATGGGCGACGCTATTGTTATGGCAATCAACCGGGGATTTGTCACTTGAATCTGGAAAAGTTGCAGGTTCCCCTTAAGTTGGTGGTGAGTCGGGAGGAGTTGGAGGCGGCTTTAGGGGAGTTTGATGGGGTGTATTTTGCCGCCTATCGTCGGTTGATGTTGGGTAAGTTGGGGTTTGAGGAGGGAATGCTTCCCGAGGAGATGGGGCGGGAGTTGGTGAGTTTGACCCTGCAACGGTTGGGGGAAACGGAGATTGGCTATCATGGCTTTTTTGCGGAGTTGGCCCAACAGTTTGGCCTGCGCTGGCGAGAGGATTGGTTAAAGGTGTTTGGGCGTTCTTCTTTTCCGGTGGAGGGCTGGGATGGTTGGCGTAAGTTGTATTATCAGGCGTTGAATGAGTTGCCGGAGGGGGAAATGATGGGGGTGAAGGGGAGATTAGGCGATCGCAATCCTAAAACCGCCCTCCTCCGTCCAGTGATTGAGGAGGTTTGGGAGGCGATCGCCCAAGATGACAACTGGGAGCCCTTTTATGGGCTATTAGAAACCCTCTGGGCTAAAGGATAA
- a CDS encoding chlororespiratory reduction protein 7, translating into MANSIMYQEDGYVVLEPDQPEQFLCEAELLAKLQTLLEQQTDLPPYLKKFPSPQAQARHLLETACEWDIAPGQYLQWYVVRLEK; encoded by the coding sequence ATGGCGAATTCTATTATGTACCAAGAGGATGGTTATGTGGTGCTTGAACCCGACCAGCCGGAACAATTCCTCTGTGAGGCCGAACTATTAGCCAAACTGCAAACCCTGCTCGAACAACAAACCGACCTCCCCCCCTACCTCAAAAAATTCCCCTCCCCCCAAGCCCAAGCCCGCCATCTCCTTGAAACCGCTTGCGAGTGGGACATTGCACCGGGGCAATATCTTCAATGGTATGTAGTGCGCTTAGAAAAGTGA
- a CDS encoding YdcF family protein, producing the protein MVRIAIATYQAPQPQAILTLGGDFDREFFTAHFALSRPDLDIWISSGGLPQDLSQQYFHDLGIPESRLHYDQRAVDTVTNFTSLVHDLKQQDIQHLYLITSDFHMRRAKLIAALVLGSHGVIITPVSVPTRTPPESPVHILRDGLRGVLWILTGRTGANLNRTLLFTSPGDLEQRERRV; encoded by the coding sequence ATGGTGAGAATTGCGATCGCCACCTATCAAGCCCCCCAACCTCAAGCCATCCTCACCCTCGGGGGAGACTTTGACCGAGAATTCTTTACCGCCCACTTTGCCCTCTCCCGTCCCGACTTAGACATCTGGATATCCTCGGGCGGCCTCCCCCAAGACCTCTCCCAGCAATACTTTCACGACCTCGGCATCCCCGAATCCCGCCTACACTACGACCAACGGGCGGTAGATACCGTAACCAATTTCACCTCCCTTGTTCACGACCTCAAACAACAGGACATTCAACATCTTTATCTCATCACCTCCGACTTTCACATGAGACGAGCAAAACTCATTGCAGCCCTCGTCCTCGGCAGTCACGGAGTCATTATCACCCCCGTCTCCGTCCCCACCCGCACCCCCCCAGAATCCCCCGTCCACATCCTACGGGATGGCCTGCGGGGAGTCCTTTGGATACTCACCGGACGCACCGGGGCCAATCTCAACCGCACACTCTTGTTCACCTCACCCGGGGACTTGGAACAAAGGGAAAGGAGGGTTTAG
- the ilvC gene encoding ketol-acid reductoisomerase, translating to MARMYYDEDAKLDLLNGKTVAIIGYGSQGHAHALNLKDSGVNVVVGLYPGSKSTQKAQDAGLKVLSVADAAKEADLIMILLPDEVQKTVYTEEIKPHLTAGKALAFAHGFNIHFGQVVPPAEVDVVMIAPKGPGHLVRRTYEQGEGVPCLFAVYQDATGQARDRAMAYAKGIGGTRAGILETSFREETETDLFGEQVVLCGGLSALIKAGFETLVAAGYQPELAYFECLHEVKLIVDLIVEGGLATMRDSISNTAEYGDYTRGPRIVTDATRAEMRKILQEIQSGQFARDFVLENQAGKPGFTAMRRQEAEHPIEEVGKDLRAMFSWLKKV from the coding sequence ATGGCGCGAATGTACTATGATGAAGATGCTAAGTTAGACCTCTTGAATGGTAAAACGGTTGCCATTATTGGTTATGGCTCTCAAGGTCATGCCCATGCTTTAAATTTAAAGGATAGTGGTGTAAATGTCGTCGTGGGACTGTATCCGGGGAGTAAGTCTACTCAAAAAGCCCAGGATGCGGGCTTAAAGGTTTTGTCTGTGGCGGATGCGGCGAAGGAAGCGGACTTAATTATGATTCTGTTGCCGGATGAGGTGCAGAAGACGGTTTACACTGAAGAAATTAAACCTCATTTGACGGCTGGGAAGGCTTTAGCGTTTGCCCACGGGTTTAATATTCATTTTGGGCAAGTGGTTCCTCCGGCTGAGGTGGATGTGGTAATGATTGCCCCCAAGGGACCAGGACATTTAGTCCGACGCACTTATGAACAAGGGGAGGGGGTGCCTTGTTTGTTTGCGGTTTATCAGGATGCGACGGGACAGGCTCGCGATCGCGCCATGGCCTATGCTAAAGGTATCGGTGGGACTCGTGCCGGGATTTTAGAGACTTCTTTCCGGGAAGAAACGGAAACGGATTTATTTGGGGAGCAAGTGGTTCTCTGTGGGGGGCTTTCTGCCCTGATTAAGGCGGGTTTTGAAACGCTAGTCGCGGCAGGTTATCAACCGGAGTTAGCTTATTTTGAGTGTCTCCATGAAGTGAAACTGATTGTGGATTTAATCGTTGAAGGCGGTTTAGCGACGATGCGGGATAGCATTTCTAATACGGCTGAATATGGCGACTATACTCGCGGCCCCCGTATTGTCACCGATGCAACTCGGGCGGAAATGCGCAAGATTTTACAGGAAATTCAGTCGGGTCAATTTGCTCGGGATTTTGTCTTGGAAAATCAAGCAGGTAAACCGGGCTTTACCGCAATGCGTCGTCAAGAAGCGGAACACCCCATTGAGGAAGTGGGTAAGGATTTACGCGCTATGTTTAGCTGGTTGAAAAAGGTCTAA
- a CDS encoding 7-carboxy-7-deazaguanine synthase QueE, producing MFHSVQGEGTWAGTNAFFIRLGGCDVGCSWCDTKESWPMNHHPQESLKRLLEAAKGVNPSMVVITGGEPLLHDLHPLTEALHGAGLCLHLETSGAHPFSGCFDWVTFSPKRFKPPHESIYKRVDELKVVVCDRADLEWAELQGEKVGEFATKYLQPEWNSPSSQKLVFDYVLAHPDWRISLQTHKFLGVL from the coding sequence ATGTTCCATTCCGTTCAAGGGGAGGGGACTTGGGCGGGGACTAATGCCTTTTTTATTCGTTTGGGGGGGTGTGATGTGGGCTGTTCTTGGTGTGATACGAAAGAGTCCTGGCCGATGAATCATCACCCCCAAGAGTCCCTAAAAAGGCTTCTAGAGGCGGCAAAGGGGGTTAATCCTTCTATGGTGGTAATTACGGGGGGGGAACCGTTACTCCATGATCTCCATCCCCTCACTGAGGCGCTGCACGGTGCGGGATTGTGCCTCCATCTGGAAACGTCGGGCGCTCATCCCTTTAGTGGTTGTTTTGATTGGGTGACGTTTTCTCCGAAACGGTTTAAACCGCCCCATGAGAGTATTTATAAACGGGTGGATGAGTTAAAGGTGGTGGTGTGCGATCGCGCAGATTTAGAATGGGCGGAGTTGCAAGGGGAGAAGGTGGGGGAATTTGCCACGAAATACCTCCAACCGGAATGGAATTCCCCCAGTAGTCAAAAGTTAGTGTTTGATTATGTACTAGCCCATCCCGACTGGCGGATTAGTCTACAAACTCATAAGTTTTTAGGAGTTCTTTAA